AGCCGTGGACTCAAGGTGCGCGCCTTTGTCATGACGCTCGCATTCGCTGGCATCTTTGGTGTGAGCCTGTACTACTTCATCACCTACTCAAACAACTACCTCTCCGGGCCCATCGGCATGCCGCGCCTCGACTCGCTCATCGTGACAGGAGCGGCCATGGTGGTGTACGTGATATTCAACCCGCTGGTCGGTATGGTCGGTGACCGCATCGGCCGGCGCCCCGTGCTCCTGACGGGCGTGATCGGACTCATCATCTGGTCGGCTCCAGCGTTCCTGCTTATGAGCACCGGCAATCCCTTCCTCGCATTCTTCGGCCTGGTGGTGTTCTCCCTATTTGTCGCCTGCTGCGCGGTCATGAACAACGTACTGCTGGTCGAGGTGTTCCCCGCATCCGTGCGTTCGACCGGTTCAGCGATCGGTTACAACGTCGCTTACGCGGTGCTGGCTGGCCCCGGGCCCCTGATCGCCGCATCACTCGTGGCTGCCACCGGCCTGCTCGTGTCCCCCGCGTTCTACGTCATCGCGGTGGCGATCCTCGCCCTGGCGGTGCTGTGGCCAATGCTGAAAGAAACCAAAAATGTCGACATTTCCTACGGATAATCTGGCAACCCCCTCACGGGCACGGAGGTAATCATGAGCAAAGTTGCAGTCATCCAGAGCGCTTCGGTGCCGTTCAACGCGGACGCATCGACGACAAAAGCGGAGGGGCTCATAGCCCAAGCGGCAACCGCCGGTGCTGAACTGGCAGTATTCCCCGAAGCATTCATCGGCGGCTACCCGAAGGGCACAGCGTTCGGCGCCGCCATCGGATACCGCACAGAGAGCGGCCGCGACGAGTATGCACGATACAGTAACGGTGCCGTTACGCTGGACGGGCCCGAAGTGCGGCGTCTCGTGAATGCTTCATCCGAGCACGGCGTCTTCGTCGTCATCGGAGTCATCGAACGACTCGGGAACACGCTGTACTGCACGGCCTTGATGATCAACCCGGACAAGGGCTTGGTCGGAAAACACCGCAAGCTCATGCCTACGGGCACGGAAAGACTTGTGTGGGGCTACGGCGACGGTTCGACTCTCGACACCATGGACACCCCCCTCGGCCGAGTCGGATCGGTCATCTGCTGGGAAAACTACATGCCGCTCATGCGGCAGGCAATGTACGCGAAAGGTGTACAGCTGTACTGCACCCCGACTGCCGACGACCGGCCAACGTGGCAGGCCAGCATGACCCACATCGCCCTCGAGGGCCGCGTGTTCGTACTGTCAGCCTGCCAGTATCTAACGCGGGGCGCATTCCCATCTGACCACCCATTCGACGTCGAACCGCCACACGGTGATGTACTCCTGCGGGGTGGCAGCGTGATCATCGACCCATCGGGCAAGGTGCTCGCGGGGCCGGTCTTCGATGAGGAAACGATCCTATACGCGGACATCGACCTCGAGACGAAGACCAGAGCCCACCTCGACTTCGACTCGGTCGGACACTACTCACGGCCCGACGTCTTCTCGCTGACAGTTAATACGAGGCCTGCGGACTCGGTGACGTTCACGAACAACAGCTAATACTGAGCCTAAGGGCGTGCGGCAATTATTTGGCCGCACGCCCTTGGTCTGTCTACACGTCTTCCAATGCCACCGGGCAAGCTGGCACTCACAATCCCGCGACCCTTGCTTTTGAGCTCGGGCCGTATTTTCAATTCCTTGCGCGGCCTCTCGAATCGCTCTTGGCCTCAAGGAGGTTAATCCAAGGAACTTTGGACTATCCCGGTTGCACGGGTAGTAGCCAGCTTGCGAAGCGGGGTACTCCTGCCAGAGAAGGTGGTGAAGCTGGAAGAGCTGCTACCTGACTGGAGCTCGCCTTATCCAGCTGGGAACAGATGTTGGCCCACACAGTGCTATTCAAGAGTCAATGGGGCAGGTGGCCTTCGGCCCAGTCTTCGGACAGCGCCGAGCGTACCTTGCGAACTGGCTGTACCGCCAAGCTGCAAACCGGGACCGCAAGCATGCGGAACGAGTAGCCAAGTTGAATAGCGCCTTGCCGGGCTGGCGCAGCCGTCCTTCCGGTGGCTTGGAACAGCTTCTGGAACACGTGCGGAGGTACGGCCGGCTTCCGGTCCTGGGCTCATCCACGCCACCAGAGGAGTACGCGCTGGGCAAGTGGCTGTCAGTTCAGCGGTACGCCCTGAAGAAGGGCACGCTGTACCCGGAACGAATAGCAAGGCTGGATGAGCTTCTTCCGGCATGGCGGCGCCCAAGCGGCTAACCCATGAACCGCCGACGTCACCAGCTCCGGAAAGAAAACCTGTGCAGGGCAGGGCAGGCGTTTCCTGGAGGGGCGAGACAAAGGCTAAATGGCTGTTTTTGGAGGAAGCCCCGGGGATGACCGAACGACGCGGCGACGTCAGCCGGACAGGGGAGGTATCCGACGGATCTGCAGGTCCGCATTGTCTTATTCAGGGCGCTCGTTAAGAATGAGTCAATGACGGTCTATGTGCGATCACTGGAAACTGCAGTCCCAAAAACGATGCTGATCCAAACAGAAGCCCGCGACGTTTTTGCGGCCCAACCAGGATTGTCGAGGCTTGGCTCACGGCTGGTCAGTACCTGTTTCGACTCTGCCGCCATCGACACCCGGTATACGGCCGTGGAGGAATTAACTATGGATTTCCGCTCGGATGATCCGAAGTTCTTCGACCCGGAGACCGGTCTGCTGCTGAATCCCAGCACGAAAGTCCGCAACGACATCTTCGCTCGGGAGGCAACACAGCTGTTCGTGAAGGCTGCCCGCGCAGCGGTCGACGCCGCCCCCGAACTCGAGTCACGAGATATAACGCACGTTGTGACAGTGTCCTGCACCGGATTCTTCAACCCAGGCCCGGACTACAAGGTCGTCCGGGAGCTGGGCCTGAACCCCGCCGTTCAACGCTACCACCTGGGATTCATGGGCTGCTACGCCGCCTTTCCCGCGTTGCGCGCCGCGAAAATGTTTTGTGAGGCCGACCCGCAGGCCGTTGTCCTTGTGGTGTGCGCCGAGCTTTGTTCACTGCATGTCCGGGCGTCGAACGATCCGGACACGATCATGGGCTCCGCTTTGTTCGCCGACGGTGCCGCCGCCGCCGTCGTCACTGCACGCAGCGGGTCGGAGGAAAAGTCCCTGCTGCAGCTTGACCACTTCGAAACCGTCCTCACACCCGTCGGCGAGGACTCCATGGCCTGGAACATCGGCGACCACGGATTCGAAATGGTGCTGGGAAACTACGTGCCGCACATCATCGATGACCACATCGTGGGCGCTTTACAGCCACTTTTTGCCCGGGATCGGGAACTGGA
The window above is part of the Pseudarthrobacter sp. NS4 genome. Proteins encoded here:
- a CDS encoding carbon-nitrogen hydrolase family protein — encoded protein: MSKVAVIQSASVPFNADASTTKAEGLIAQAATAGAELAVFPEAFIGGYPKGTAFGAAIGYRTESGRDEYARYSNGAVTLDGPEVRRLVNASSEHGVFVVIGVIERLGNTLYCTALMINPDKGLVGKHRKLMPTGTERLVWGYGDGSTLDTMDTPLGRVGSVICWENYMPLMRQAMYAKGVQLYCTPTADDRPTWQASMTHIALEGRVFVLSACQYLTRGAFPSDHPFDVEPPHGDVLLRGGSVIIDPSGKVLAGPVFDEETILYADIDLETKTRAHLDFDSVGHYSRPDVFSLTVNTRPADSVTFTNNS
- a CDS encoding type III polyketide synthase, whose protein sequence is MTVYVRSLETAVPKTMLIQTEARDVFAAQPGLSRLGSRLVSTCFDSAAIDTRYTAVEELTMDFRSDDPKFFDPETGLLLNPSTKVRNDIFAREATQLFVKAARAAVDAAPELESRDITHVVTVSCTGFFNPGPDYKVVRELGLNPAVQRYHLGFMGCYAAFPALRAAKMFCEADPQAVVLVVCAELCSLHVRASNDPDTIMGSALFADGAAAAVVTARSGSEEKSLLQLDHFETVLTPVGEDSMAWNIGDHGFEMVLGNYVPHIIDDHIVGALQPLFARDRELEALPYTDIRHWAIHPGGRSILDRVQSRLGLTDEQLVPARETLRNYGNMSSATVLFVLKHILEQDPEDGDERICSMAFGPGLTVETALFTKLRQAPSAVLSGHAHGNLATEVPVP
- a CDS encoding helicase associated domain-containing protein, which produces MGQVAFGPVFGQRRAYLANWLYRQAANRDRKHAERVAKLNSALPGWRSRPSGGLEQLLEHVRRYGRLPVLGSSTPPEEYALGKWLSVQRYALKKGTLYPERIARLDELLPAWRRPSG